One stretch of Eriocheir sinensis breed Jianghai 21 unplaced genomic scaffold, ASM2467909v1 Scaffold488, whole genome shotgun sequence DNA includes these proteins:
- the LOC126992544 gene encoding acyl-coenzyme A diphosphatase FITM2-like isoform X2, whose product MNTGQEPYTMRPVLSGITPRRPLRQEMVVLQSAYELDGIEEGKKNYSSSPSIWEQTVSWCRHHLHIPFTFKVAYYITTCLLFSTIRYYVDLPHIEAITGRQSILNQVFVKKAWGITLVVFSLYRITSLFLRPKLRVDLKQFLVRSAVTTLCFFFWCQAIFPVIDDFSSTCIAGNQTLALSKYKCLSKEGREYLSFDISGHAFLLTFCVLVMMDESKEILYFLWLGQWLFGEATQDKTEDSTWPTLDEKAAKSLRKWFPLLSPLVAITFLIMCALALLWDFMILITTLYYHSFAEKGVGTAIALLSWGLIYRAAFPWLFKLRVLGT is encoded by the exons ATGAACACCGGCCAGGAGCCATACACCATGAGACCAGTGTTGAG TGGCATCACCCCTCGCCGTCCTCTCAGGCAGGAAATGGTTGTTCTACAGTCTGCATATGAACTTG ATGgcattgaagaagggaagaaaaattataGTTCTTCACCCTCGATATGGGAGCAAACAGTATCATGGTGCAGGCACCACCTCCACATCCCTTTCACATTCAAGGTTGCCTACTACATCACCACCTGTTTGTTGTTCTCCACCATCCGGTATTATGTGGATCTGCCTCATATAGAGGCCATAACAGGAAGACAGAGCATTCTCAACCAG GTGTTTGTTAAGAAGGCGTGGGGCATCACTTTAGTTGTGTTTTCTCTGTACCGCATCACTTCTCTCTTCTTGCGGCCCAAGTTGCGAGTTGACCTCAAGCAGTTCCTGGTCCGCTCTGCTGTCACAACGTTATGTTTCTTCTTTTGGTGTCAG GCTATTTTTCCTGTCATCGATGACTTCTCATCAACTTGTATCGCTGGGAACCAAACTCTTGCATTGTCTAAATATAAATGCCTGAGTAAAGAGGGCCGGGAATACCTCTCCTTTGACATCTCTGGACATGCATTCCTCCTTACCTTCTGTGTACTGGTCATGATGGATGAGAGCAAGGAAATTCTCTACTTCCTCTGGCTGGGACAATGGCTGTTTGGTGAAGCTACACAAGATAAGACAGAGGACAGCACCTGGCCTACTTTAGATGAAAAGGCAGCAAAGTCCTTGAGGAAATGGTTTCCTTTGTTATCCCCATTAGTTGCCATTACCTTCCTGATCATGTGTGCCCTTGCGTTGTTATGGGATTTTATGATTCTGATCACTACATTGTACTACCACTCATTTGCTGAGAAAGGGGTTGGGACTGCAATAGCTCTCTTGTCATGGGGACTTATTTATAGAGCTGCATTTCCCTGGCTGTTCAAGTTGAGAGTGCTAGGAACGTAG
- the LOC126992544 gene encoding acyl-coenzyme A diphosphatase FITM2-like isoform X1 codes for MNTGQEPYTMRPVLRFGHLGKEKKPKRKESDKEEVTGGIHRTLQPRRFLVCAHRHTHTHTHSGITPRRPLRQEMVVLQSAYELDGIEEGKKNYSSSPSIWEQTVSWCRHHLHIPFTFKVAYYITTCLLFSTIRYYVDLPHIEAITGRQSILNQVFVKKAWGITLVVFSLYRITSLFLRPKLRVDLKQFLVRSAVTTLCFFFWCQAIFPVIDDFSSTCIAGNQTLALSKYKCLSKEGREYLSFDISGHAFLLTFCVLVMMDESKEILYFLWLGQWLFGEATQDKTEDSTWPTLDEKAAKSLRKWFPLLSPLVAITFLIMCALALLWDFMILITTLYYHSFAEKGVGTAIALLSWGLIYRAAFPWLFKLRVLGT; via the exons ATGAACACCGGCCAGGAGCCATACACCATGAGACCAGTGTTGAG GTTTGGACacctaggaaaagaaaagaagcccaaaagaaaagaaagtgacaaAGAAGAAGTAACAGGAGGTATCCACAGAACACTACAGCCCAGGAGATTTCTAGTGtgcgcacacagacacacacacacacacacacacag TGGCATCACCCCTCGCCGTCCTCTCAGGCAGGAAATGGTTGTTCTACAGTCTGCATATGAACTTG ATGgcattgaagaagggaagaaaaattataGTTCTTCACCCTCGATATGGGAGCAAACAGTATCATGGTGCAGGCACCACCTCCACATCCCTTTCACATTCAAGGTTGCCTACTACATCACCACCTGTTTGTTGTTCTCCACCATCCGGTATTATGTGGATCTGCCTCATATAGAGGCCATAACAGGAAGACAGAGCATTCTCAACCAG GTGTTTGTTAAGAAGGCGTGGGGCATCACTTTAGTTGTGTTTTCTCTGTACCGCATCACTTCTCTCTTCTTGCGGCCCAAGTTGCGAGTTGACCTCAAGCAGTTCCTGGTCCGCTCTGCTGTCACAACGTTATGTTTCTTCTTTTGGTGTCAG GCTATTTTTCCTGTCATCGATGACTTCTCATCAACTTGTATCGCTGGGAACCAAACTCTTGCATTGTCTAAATATAAATGCCTGAGTAAAGAGGGCCGGGAATACCTCTCCTTTGACATCTCTGGACATGCATTCCTCCTTACCTTCTGTGTACTGGTCATGATGGATGAGAGCAAGGAAATTCTCTACTTCCTCTGGCTGGGACAATGGCTGTTTGGTGAAGCTACACAAGATAAGACAGAGGACAGCACCTGGCCTACTTTAGATGAAAAGGCAGCAAAGTCCTTGAGGAAATGGTTTCCTTTGTTATCCCCATTAGTTGCCATTACCTTCCTGATCATGTGTGCCCTTGCGTTGTTATGGGATTTTATGATTCTGATCACTACATTGTACTACCACTCATTTGCTGAGAAAGGGGTTGGGACTGCAATAGCTCTCTTGTCATGGGGACTTATTTATAGAGCTGCATTTCCCTGGCTGTTCAAGTTGAGAGTGCTAGGAACGTAG
- the LOC126992540 gene encoding baculoviral IAP repeat-containing protein 7-like, translated as MGDASLNTPKLQGGVCQVSSLRENNNITGEVDLGKGGRTKKFISYDSLRFEKERLETFIDWPVKWLKPEDLARDGFYYLRTADHCACVFCRGIVGAWEYGDTPREEHKRHFPQCPFVKGEPVGNIPYAQSMIISHITPSPETALPLPLSMDVCGMGRPMPGSYPECKPPKKADLDFRNIDLPQHTAPKRKDFLSQESREMSFIRWPDQVKQTPKELAEAGFFYCGLSDHVRCYHCGNGLRNWEKEDDPWEEHARWYPECVYVHVKKGQEFIDKVRREEPPYLGPQTAPRNISSSLARPSIFESDLDPLMELDIVKATLKMGYPADRVKLALRRKLEQTGLPFFSLEACTEAVLQYMDEKTRPTFHESSARNSESEAASQQEARMPSLQAATERQATASSSSPIATIATTTTTVGALSSSPSSSLFSSAGFSSQHDPATSNIEEPMETESSPITPTHDVLSQADYIMGVADQALNADPTSSSSPTPNPSAEPSLVTSATSTPTNPFAAVPFASPHKVTPAAFPTFNNFPESVMEKLAKKTVPSTEPSIAGKPQTAQDPAVEIEIRDSHICKVCMDAETDTVFLPCTHMATCSSCALVLTQCPICRTDIKYAIKPILS; from the exons ATGGGTGACGCAAGCCTCAACACTCCTAAACTTCAAGGTGGTGTGTGTCAAGTAAGCTCCCTCAGGGAGAATAACAATATCACAGGCGAAGTTGACCTGGGAAAAGGTGGACGCACCAAGAAATTCATCTCCTACGATAGTCTAAGGTTTGAGAAAGAGCGGCTGGAGACATTCATTGATTGGCCTGTGAAATGGCTGAAACCAGAAGACCTGGCTCGTGATGGATTTTATTACCTGCGGACGGCAGATCACTGCGCCTGTGTGTTTTGCCGGGGCATTGTGGGGGCGTGGGAGTATGGAGACACCCCTCGGGAGGAACACAAGCGTCACTTCCCACAGTGCCCATTCGTCAAGGGGGAGCCAGTGGGCAACATTCCCTATGCCCAGAGCATGATCATATCACACATCACCCCAAGCCCAGAgactgcccttcccctccctctcagcATGGACGTATGTGGTATGGGAAGGCCCATGCCAGGATCTTACCCTGAGTGCA AACCCCCAAAAAAGGCAGATCTTGACTTTCGGAACATAGATCTTCCGCAACACACAGCCCCCAAGAGAAAAGATTTCCTTTCCCAGGAGAGTCGTGAGATGAGCTTCATCCGGTGGCCAGACCAGGTGAAACAGACCCCGAAGGAATTAGCTGAGGCTGGTTTCTTTTATTGTG GGCTGAGTGACCATGTTAGGTGCTATCACTGTGGTAATGGATTACGAAACTGGGAGAAAGAGGATGACCCATGGGAGGAGCATGCACGGTGGTACCCAGAGTGTGTCTATGTGCATGTCAAGAAGGGTCAGGAATTTATTGATAAG GTGAGGCGAGAGGAGCCACCATACCTGGGACCACAAACAGCCCCCCGAAACATTTCATCATCCCTTGCCCGGCCGAGCATCTTTGAGAGTGACCTTGACCCCTTAATGGAGTTAGATATCGTAAAGGCCACACTGAAGATGGGCTATCCAGCTGACAGAGTTAAACTAGCTCTACGGAGGAAACTAGAGCAGACAGGCCTGCCCTTCTTCAGCCTGGAAGCTTGCACCGAGGCCGTCCTTCAGTACATGGATGAAAAGACTCGACCTACCTTCCACGAGTCATCGGCCAGGAATTCGGAGTCAGAGGCAGCATCTCAGCAAGAGGCCAGGATGCCATCCCTGCAGGCAGCAACCGAAAGGCAGGCTACAGCATCTTCCTCAAGCCCCATtgctaccatcgccaccaccactaccactgttggTGCACTGtcttcctctccgtcctcctccttgttctcctcagCTGGCTTCTCCTCCCAGCATGACCCAGCAACATCCAACATAGAAGAGCCCATGGAGACTGAGTCCTCCCCCATTACCCCTACACATGATGTCCTCAGTCAAGCAGACTACATCATGGGAGTGGCAGATCAGGCCCTTAATGCTGaccccacttcttcctcctcccctactcctaACCCTTCAGCTGAACCCTCTCTAGTCACCTCCGCAACCTCCACTCCCACGAATCCATTTGCTGCTGTTCCATTTGCTTCACCTCACAAAGTCACCCCTGCTGCCTTCCCCACATTCAATAACTTTCCTGAATCTGTGATGGAGAAGTTGGCCAAGAAGACAGTCCCCTCTACTGAGCCTTCAATCGCTGGTAAGCC TCAAACAGCCCAAGACCCAGCTGTAGAAATAGAGATCAGAGACTCCCACATATGCAAGGTGTGCATGGATGCTGAGACAGACACGGTGTTCCTGCCGTGTACCCACATGGCAACCTGCTCATCTTGTGCCCTTGTCCTTACCCAGTGTCCCATCTGTCGCACGGATATCAAATATGCCATCAAACCTATCCTTTCCTGA